A genomic window from Maridesulfovibrio sp. includes:
- a CDS encoding sirohydrochlorin cobaltochelatase, which translates to MQCRFGDKIKFIPALLLVCCLLIPSLAMAGHGEAKPVKKGILLAAFGSSMPQAQASFDAIDAAVKKTFPGVPVYWSFSSAIIRDVLAKEGRIVDSPAMAMTKMMDAGFTHVAVQSLHTIPGEEYSGILETVKAFEGMPKGMSKVTVGKPLLYTNDDMLRTVDAIVANIPKDRKAKDAVVLMGHGTPHAANIYYPASQNYFSKVDPKIFVGTVEGSPSLDDVKVLLKNSKSKKVYLMPYMSVAGDHARNDMAGDEDDSWKSELTKEGYKCVPVLKGTAEFPQVVEIWVDHLKVAFKHLGDH; encoded by the coding sequence ATGCAGTGTCGTTTTGGGGACAAAATCAAGTTCATCCCCGCACTTCTTCTGGTTTGTTGTCTGCTGATTCCTTCACTTGCCATGGCCGGTCACGGTGAAGCCAAACCTGTTAAAAAAGGTATCCTGCTGGCTGCTTTCGGTTCCAGCATGCCGCAGGCTCAGGCTTCCTTTGATGCTATTGATGCCGCAGTGAAAAAAACTTTTCCCGGTGTGCCTGTCTATTGGTCCTTTTCTTCCGCTATCATTAGAGATGTGTTGGCTAAAGAAGGCCGTATTGTTGATTCCCCGGCTATGGCCATGACTAAAATGATGGATGCCGGATTCACCCACGTCGCTGTTCAGTCATTGCATACCATCCCCGGTGAAGAGTACTCTGGAATTCTTGAAACCGTTAAAGCTTTCGAAGGCATGCCTAAGGGCATGAGCAAGGTTACCGTGGGTAAGCCGCTTCTCTATACCAATGACGACATGCTGCGTACTGTTGATGCCATTGTTGCCAATATTCCTAAAGACCGTAAGGCCAAGGACGCGGTTGTACTCATGGGCCATGGAACTCCCCATGCAGCAAATATCTACTACCCCGCATCCCAGAACTACTTTTCCAAGGTTGATCCCAAGATTTTCGTTGGCACTGTAGAAGGTTCTCCTTCTCTTGATGATGTTAAAGTCCTGCTCAAGAATAGTAAGTCCAAAAAAGTATACCTCATGCCCTACATGTCCGTAGCCGGTGATCACGCCCGTAACGACATGGCTGGTGATGAAGATGATTCCTGGAAATCCGAATTGACCAAGGAAGGCTACAAGTGTGTTCCCGTTCTCAAGGGAACTGCTGAGTTTCCTCAGGTTGTTGAAATCTGGGTTGACCACCTCAAGGTAGCTTTCAAGCACCTTGGTGACCATTAA